The following are from one region of the Endozoicomonas sp. 4G genome:
- a CDS encoding 5-formyltetrahydrofolate cyclo-ligase yields MDRASLRKQLRHNRQSLSAEQQLAAAKKLSSVVCGSEAFRQSQHIALYLASDGEIDPGFIAEAIWRQDKFCYLPVLDQEQPDRMYFQIYRPDSRMVENRYGIAEPELDLEKTVKPEALDLVLMPLTGFDEQGNRLGMGGGYYDRTFAFLAKSSKPILIGLAHECQKVSSIPVADWDIPMNGVATEKQLYGAQGQ; encoded by the coding sequence ATGGATCGAGCCAGCCTGCGCAAGCAGTTACGTCACAATCGTCAATCCCTGTCGGCTGAACAGCAACTTGCTGCTGCAAAGAAACTGTCTTCTGTCGTGTGTGGCAGCGAGGCTTTTCGACAAAGTCAGCATATCGCTCTGTATCTGGCCAGTGATGGTGAAATTGATCCTGGATTTATTGCCGAAGCGATCTGGAGACAGGATAAATTCTGCTACCTTCCGGTTCTGGATCAAGAGCAGCCTGACAGGATGTACTTTCAGATTTACAGACCCGATAGCCGGATGGTAGAAAACCGCTACGGAATTGCTGAGCCGGAACTGGATCTTGAAAAAACCGTTAAGCCGGAGGCCCTGGATCTGGTACTTATGCCGCTCACCGGGTTTGATGAGCAGGGCAATCGCCTTGGTATGGGAGGGGGTTATTACGACCGGACTTTTGCATTTCTGGCAAAAAGCAGTAAACCGATATTGATAGGGCTGGCCCACGAGTGTCAGAAAGTCAGTTCAATTCCGGTGGCGGACTGGGATATTCCCATGAACGGCGTGGCAACAGAAAAACAGTTATACGGCGCGCAGGGTCAGTAA
- a CDS encoding LysE/ArgO family amino acid transporter, which yields MLEIYLNGLLLSGALIIAIGSQNAFLLAQGLRRESPILVATVCAVCDALLIIAGVMGLGTLIQSNNTLLEVTRWAGVVYLAGFGLMSLRRSFKTERLKAEGQGQKSIRAIVLSTLAVTLLNPHVYLDTVILLGSIGAQYGDQRGYFVLGAVTASLVWFYGLGFGAVKLAPLLSRPMAWKIIDLVICLIMLSMAYSLVQMDLTHTL from the coding sequence ATGCTGGAAATTTATCTGAATGGATTGTTATTAAGCGGTGCTTTGATCATAGCCATTGGCAGTCAGAATGCTTTTTTGCTGGCTCAGGGCTTACGTCGAGAGTCTCCTATTCTGGTAGCCACTGTCTGTGCGGTTTGTGATGCCTTATTGATAATAGCCGGTGTTATGGGCCTTGGTACGCTTATCCAAAGTAATAACACACTGCTTGAAGTAACCCGATGGGCAGGTGTCGTTTATTTGGCTGGCTTTGGCCTGATGTCACTGCGGCGCAGTTTCAAAACCGAGAGGCTCAAGGCTGAAGGGCAGGGGCAAAAGTCGATTCGGGCGATTGTGCTTTCTACGCTTGCGGTTACCCTGCTGAATCCCCATGTTTATCTTGATACGGTTATTTTATTAGGCAGTATTGGTGCTCAATACGGTGATCAGCGTGGTTATTTTGTATTAGGGGCTGTCACTGCATCACTGGTCTGGTTCTATGGGCTTGGGTTCGGTGCTGTGAAACTGGCTCCCCTGTTATCTCGCCCAATGGCATGGAAAATTATTGATCTGGTGATTTGCCTGATCATGCTCAGCATGGCCTACAGTCTGGTGCAAATGGATCTGACACATACTTTATGA
- the rep gene encoding DNA helicase Rep translates to MHRLNDRQAEAVKYIDTPLLVLAGAGSGKTSVITTKIAYLIQKCGINARNIIAVTFTNKAAREMKERVGKQVKGRASHGLTVSTFHNLGLNLIRKEYKTLGYKPGFSIFDAQDAHALIGELMQREMGSDEESVDAVQHTISNWKNDLILPPQALANARQPNEQLAARVYEHYNRTLKAFNAVDFDDLILQPVMLFREHPEVLARWQNKTHYVLVDEYQDTNGAQYELISRLVGDRGKLTVVGDDDQSIYAWRGARPENLALLKDDYPALRVIKLEQNYRSTSRILKAANTLIANNPHVFEKTLWSELGMGDMIRVIRCRNDEMECERIATEILTQKLKNGTNWKDYAVLYRGNFQSRLLEMKLQHHQIPYHINGGTSFFARAEVKDMMAYLRLLVNQDDDNAFLRVVNVPRREIGPATLEKLGNYAGTHNMSLFAASQEMGLQEALSAKYVEKLRNFTQWLDSVSRRCQTDEDPIAAIREMIADCDYESWLMQTTATPAGAEKRMGNVWFLIDSLQQTLERGDEDATVADAIARLILRDMMERQEEEEDNDKVQLLTLHASKGLEYPYVFMMGMEEDLLPHRTSIEEDNIEEERRLTYVGITRARKTLTMTLAGQRKQYGEIIDTTPSRFLDELPQEDLEYMGFGEKASQEQNALTGNAALAMLRSRLSD, encoded by the coding sequence GTGCACAGACTCAACGATCGACAGGCCGAAGCCGTCAAATACATTGATACCCCCCTGCTGGTTCTGGCCGGTGCCGGCAGTGGCAAGACCAGTGTCATCACCACCAAAATTGCTTACCTGATTCAGAAATGCGGTATCAATGCCCGCAATATCATTGCCGTGACCTTTACCAACAAGGCCGCACGGGAAATGAAAGAGCGTGTCGGCAAACAGGTCAAAGGCAGAGCCTCCCACGGTTTAACGGTTTCAACCTTTCACAACCTGGGGCTTAACCTGATTCGCAAAGAGTACAAGACGCTGGGTTACAAACCGGGATTTTCCATTTTTGATGCCCAGGATGCCCATGCCCTGATAGGCGAGCTGATGCAGCGGGAAATGGGATCGGACGAAGAAAGTGTCGATGCCGTCCAGCACACCATCTCCAACTGGAAAAATGACCTGATTCTGCCGCCGCAGGCTCTGGCCAATGCCCGCCAACCCAACGAGCAACTCGCCGCCAGAGTTTATGAGCACTATAACCGCACGTTAAAAGCCTTTAATGCGGTAGACTTTGATGACCTGATTTTGCAGCCGGTCATGCTGTTTCGTGAGCATCCGGAGGTTCTGGCGCGCTGGCAAAATAAAACGCACTATGTACTAGTGGACGAATACCAGGATACCAATGGCGCTCAGTATGAATTAATCAGCCGACTGGTAGGAGACCGGGGCAAACTCACCGTGGTGGGGGACGACGATCAGTCGATCTACGCCTGGCGCGGTGCCCGCCCTGAAAACCTGGCCCTGCTCAAGGACGATTACCCTGCCCTGAGAGTCATCAAGCTTGAGCAGAATTACCGCTCCACCAGCCGTATCCTGAAAGCTGCCAATACTTTGATTGCCAATAACCCCCACGTGTTTGAAAAAACACTGTGGAGTGAGCTGGGCATGGGCGACATGATTCGAGTCATTCGCTGCCGTAACGATGAGATGGAATGTGAACGCATCGCTACCGAGATACTGACCCAGAAATTAAAAAATGGTACCAACTGGAAAGATTATGCGGTGCTGTATCGGGGCAACTTCCAGTCCCGACTGCTGGAAATGAAGCTTCAGCATCATCAGATTCCTTACCATATCAATGGCGGCACCTCATTCTTCGCCCGGGCTGAAGTCAAAGATATGATGGCTTATCTCAGGCTGCTGGTGAATCAGGATGACGACAACGCCTTCCTGCGAGTGGTTAACGTCCCCCGTCGTGAAATAGGCCCGGCTACTTTGGAAAAACTGGGCAATTACGCCGGTACTCACAACATGAGCCTTTTTGCCGCTTCACAGGAAATGGGCCTTCAGGAAGCGCTCTCTGCCAAGTATGTGGAGAAACTGCGCAACTTTACCCAGTGGCTGGATTCGGTCTCCCGTCGCTGCCAGACCGATGAAGATCCCATTGCTGCGATCCGGGAAATGATCGCCGACTGCGACTACGAAAGCTGGCTGATGCAGACCACAGCAACGCCCGCAGGTGCAGAGAAACGCATGGGCAATGTCTGGTTCCTGATCGATTCGCTGCAACAGACTCTGGAACGAGGCGACGAAGACGCTACAGTAGCAGACGCCATCGCCCGTCTGATCCTCAGAGATATGATGGAACGGCAGGAAGAGGAAGAAGATAACGACAAGGTACAGTTATTAACACTTCATGCCTCCAAGGGGCTTGAGTACCCTTATGTCTTTATGATGGGTATGGAAGAGGACCTTCTGCCCCACCGTACCAGCATTGAAGAAGACAATATCGAAGAAGAACGACGACTGACTTACGTTGGCATCACCCGTGCCAGAAAGACCTTGACCATGACACTGGCAGGTCAGCGCAAGCAGTACGGTGAAATCATCGACACCACCCCCAGTCGCTTTCTGGACGAACTGCCACAGGAAGACCTGGAATATATGGGCTTTGGCGAGAAAGCCAGTCAGGAACAAAATGCCCTGACCGGTAACGCAGCCCTGGCGATGTTACGCAGCCGACTGAGTGACTGA